The genomic segment TTATAGTACAGTTCACAGTAACAGTTGTAAGTTATATACATCTACTCTATCGAAAATAACGCCGCTTTTTCTGCATGAATTAATGTTGTATCAAATAATGGTGTTTTGGTATCTCTTTGTTGAACTAACAAACCTATTTCTGTGCATCCCAATATTACTCCTTGTGCTCCTTTATTAGTTAACTTATCTATAATATTTAAATAAACCTCTTTGGAATGTTTGGATATAATGCCTACACATAATTCATTGTAAATAATTTTATTTACAGTTTCTATATCTTCTTTATCTGGAATCAATACTCTAATCCCATCTTCAATCAACTTGGATTTATAAAAATCTTGCTCCATAGTATACTTTGTCCCTAATAAAGCGATTTTTGTAATATTTTCTGCCTTTAATACTTGTGCTGTTACTTCTGCAATATGTAATATAGGAATGCTGATAGCTTCCTGAACTTTGTCAGCCACTTTATGCATAGTATTAGTACATATAACTATAAAGTCCGCACCTGCTTTTTCTAAAGTAAGAGCTGCTTCTGATAAAATCTGTGCACTTGCTTCCCACTCTCCAGTTGATTGACATTTCTCTATTTCATGAAAGTCAAGACTGTATAATAAGCATTTAGCAGAATGTAATCCCCCAAGTTTCTCTTTAATAACATTATTTAGAACTTGATAATATGTGACTGTGCTTTCCCAACTCATTCCTCCAATTAAACCAATTGTTTTCATTTTTACTTATCGCCCCAATCTTTAATATATATTATTAAGCTACTTATATTCTAACAATATAATACTATTGTAGCATAATATGCAATGGTTAATTTATTTAATTTTTGTTATTTGAATTTGAAACCTTATATTAACTCTTCATCGTTTCTTTACTCAGATCTATAAAAGCTCTTAATGCCCTTGAAACCCATTTATCCCTATGATATACCATTTGCGTAGCCAAATAAAAAGAATCTTCCCACCAATTAAGTTCTATTAATTCCTTTCGTTTCAGCTCCTCCTGAGCAGCAATCTTGGGAAGCAACGTTATTCCAAGTCCGCTCATTGTCAATTGTTTGATTGATTGGATACTGCCCATTTCCATTATTGATTTCGGAGTTATCCCAGCATCATTGAGACTTTGTTCAAAAAGATTTCGGTAACCGCAGCCTTTTTCTGCAACAACTATGTTACAGTCAGCAATATCTTCAGGATAAACATATTTCTTGAAAGTGAGTGGATGTCCTGGGGTTGCTAATAAAACTAAAGGTTCAGGAAATTCCAATTCTGTAATTAACTCAGAATCATTGATTTTCTGACCAATGATAAAAGCAACATCAATCTGATTTTCTCTTATCAATGTTTTACATTTGTTATTGCCTTCCATTTTTAGAATAATTTCAATCTCCGGATAACGCTCATGAAATTCCTTTAATATAGGAGGCAGCCTTACAGCACAAAGTGATTCATTAGCCCCTATTGTCAAAGTTCCCTTTACTACATCTGATGTAATTAAAGTGCTTTTTGCTTCATCACAAAGTTTAATTATTTGCTTAGCA from the Clostridium beijerinckii genome contains:
- a CDS encoding aspartate/glutamate racemase family protein, which gives rise to MKTIGLIGGMSWESTVTYYQVLNNVIKEKLGGLHSAKCLLYSLDFHEIEKCQSTGEWEASAQILSEAALTLEKAGADFIVICTNTMHKVADKVQEAISIPILHIAEVTAQVLKAENITKIALLGTKYTMEQDFYKSKLIEDGIRVLIPDKEDIETVNKIIYNELCVGIISKHSKEVYLNIIDKLTNKGAQGVILGCTEIGLLVQQRDTKTPLFDTTLIHAEKAALFSIE
- a CDS encoding LysR family transcriptional regulator; protein product: MEFRQLNAFITVAKLSNFTKAAFELGYSQSAITAQIQLLEKELGVNLFERLGKSISLTSEGEKFHVYAKQIIKLCDEAKSTLITSDVVKGTLTIGANESLCAVRLPPILKEFHERYPEIEIILKMEGNNKCKTLIRENQIDVAFIIGQKINDSELITELEFPEPLVLLATPGHPLTFKKYVYPEDIADCNIVVAEKGCGYRNLFEQSLNDAGITPKSIMEMGSIQSIKQLTMSGLGITLLPKIAAQEELKRKELIELNWWEDSFYLATQMVYHRDKWVSRALRAFIDLSKETMKS